The Acidianus infernus genome window below encodes:
- a CDS encoding Fur family transcriptional regulator — MEIDPVEILRKKGLKVTPQRLAVLKLLSKGGHYSGEQIFEELKKNEPSISLSTVYNALEALESAGIINSFEANGITWYEMRRNPHVNVICEDKNEIIDVDINIDEIIQQLKNKGINVINLSVVAYADCSKIENK, encoded by the coding sequence ATGGAAATAGATCCAGTTGAGATACTAAGAAAGAAGGGATTGAAAGTAACTCCCCAGAGACTTGCAGTACTTAAGTTACTAAGTAAAGGTGGCCATTATAGCGGTGAACAAATATTTGAAGAATTAAAGAAAAACGAACCAAGTATAAGCTTATCTACAGTCTATAACGCTCTAGAGGCATTAGAAAGTGCTGGAATTATAAACTCCTTCGAAGCAAACGGAATAACTTGGTACGAAATGAGAAGAAATCCTCATGTAAATGTGATATGCGAAGATAAAAATGAGATAATAGATGTTGATATAAATATAGATGAGATAATTCAACAACTTAAAAATAAAGGCATTAATGTAATTAACTTAAGTGTAGTAGCTTATGCTGACTGTTCTAAAATTGAAAATAAGTAA
- a CDS encoding CBS domain-containing protein has translation MGIIRSSIILRPYDTLLYATKIMIMEYVPKAIITDEKGFPLGALTQKDIIKFVYEKGEEISFDKVYVSEVMRKDIVCVNESIDPLEAAEIIIDKKQPLLVVCNDDGKALGMIIKSDLTQYYASQIRGLQKTEEYMTSPAITISKSDSLINAVKTLVEKDVSRLIVVDEDKIEGQLTTTDLLYMAPSIKYKECKINVSEVMSPNIIVVDAGEDLASAAKLMASRKIKGIPVVKGDKLAGVITTTDVTRALLDDRVRKYLYEIKMYTSTF, from the coding sequence ATGGGAATTATTAGATCCTCAATAATTCTGAGGCCTTATGATACATTACTCTATGCAACTAAAATAATGATAATGGAATATGTTCCCAAGGCAATAATTACAGACGAGAAAGGTTTTCCCTTAGGTGCATTAACTCAAAAAGATATTATAAAATTTGTGTACGAAAAAGGAGAAGAAATAAGTTTTGATAAGGTTTATGTTTCGGAAGTGATGAGAAAAGATATAGTATGTGTTAACGAAAGTATAGACCCACTTGAAGCTGCAGAAATAATAATAGATAAAAAACAGCCGCTTTTGGTAGTATGTAACGATGACGGAAAAGCTTTAGGTATGATAATTAAATCAGATCTTACTCAATACTACGCTTCACAGATAAGGGGATTGCAAAAAACTGAAGAATACATGACTTCTCCTGCAATAACTATTTCAAAATCAGATTCATTAATAAATGCCGTTAAAACTTTAGTCGAAAAAGACGTTAGCAGATTAATTGTAGTAGATGAAGACAAAATAGAAGGCCAATTAACTACCACAGATTTACTTTACATGGCGCCTTCCATAAAATATAAGGAATGCAAAATTAACGTTAGTGAAGTTATGAGCCCAAATATCATTGTCGTTGATGCGGGAGAAGATTTAGCAAGTGCTGCAAAATTAATGGCTTCTAGAAAAATTAAAGGAATACCTGTAGTAAAAGGAGATAAATTAGCGGGAGTAATAACTACAACCGACGTTACAAGGGCGTTATTAGATGATAGAGTTAGGAAATATTTATATGAAATAAAAATGTATACTTCTACATTTTGA
- a CDS encoding class I SAM-dependent methyltransferase gives MEIFNDPQGYLQWYKRNKIIYESELRAVKRLNLSNCLDIGAGPSVFHEAISGRIISLDISDAMLKLTNPTEDKIQADALYLPLRNKAVECTFISVTICFISDVEKLLQEVQRVTKKEFAVCIVPEDSTWGQYYTELGKRGHKYYSKAHFISKKEFISLIQQYFEIKDTVSTLRYSPFDEPKVEDPEEGLEGSYICVKAKPKS, from the coding sequence ATGGAAATCTTTAACGATCCACAAGGATATTTACAGTGGTATAAAAGAAACAAAATAATTTATGAAAGCGAATTAAGAGCTGTAAAGAGGCTTAATCTTTCAAATTGCTTAGATATTGGCGCAGGTCCTTCAGTGTTTCATGAAGCGATAAGTGGTAGAATAATCTCATTAGATATTTCAGATGCAATGCTAAAGTTAACAAATCCTACAGAGGACAAGATACAAGCTGATGCACTATATTTGCCTTTAAGAAATAAGGCAGTTGAATGCACTTTTATTTCAGTTACTATCTGTTTCATAAGCGATGTTGAGAAATTATTACAGGAAGTACAGAGAGTTACCAAAAAAGAGTTCGCCGTATGTATTGTCCCTGAAGATTCTACGTGGGGTCAATATTATACTGAATTAGGTAAGAGAGGACACAAATACTACTCTAAAGCTCATTTTATTTCTAAAAAGGAGTTTATTTCCTTGATACAGCAATATTTTGAAATAAAGGATACAGTATCTACATTAAGGTATTCTCCTTTTGATGAGCCTAAAGTAGAGGATCCAGAAGAAGGTCTAGAAGGTTCTTATATATGCGTAAAAGCTAAACCAAAAAGTTAG
- a CDS encoding MTH1187 family thiamine-binding protein, which yields MKYLVDISVEPIGTNSTSISRYVKLVYEVLKAKGIKFYPAPSMTTLEIDDITQLGYIIKDIDDTLAKEGVKRIVTIMKIDDRRDKENSIEHKLEAIKM from the coding sequence ATGAAATATCTTGTAGATATAAGTGTAGAACCTATAGGCACAAATAGTACAAGTATATCAAGATATGTAAAGCTAGTTTATGAAGTGCTTAAGGCTAAGGGAATAAAATTCTATCCAGCTCCTTCAATGACTACGTTAGAAATAGATGATATAACGCAATTAGGCTATATAATTAAGGATATTGATGATACTCTAGCTAAAGAAGGGGTAAAAAGGATCGTCACAATTATGAAAATAGACGATAGAAGAGATAAAGAAAACTCCATTGAACATAAGCTAGAAGCAATCAAAATGTAG
- the rad50 gene encoding DNA double-strand break repair ATPase Rad50 has protein sequence MKIEKIFLQNFLSHESSEINFKGSINAIVGQNGAGKTSIIDGIVFSLFSESSRGNIKNLVKKGKSTGIVQTEIRDGNNLYLIKRDIANSSNDFIAKNNIGIARGRKEVDRKIQEILKLDKDILLSTVIIRQGEIENIFKELPDVLKKILKIENLEKLTSSTGPLYSVQKEIESELKYLENRKIEYENKKLEKEKLEKEIEESKKKLEDLKIKKLEKEKEIKDNSAKLDELKGKRDKYLELTGRLSFLTERKKSIEKDVENYDKIKSEKEKLEKEIEENSYLEGGESLLSELHELRKSEKNLKDQLNTLEKEIEEYEQNLTKKISLEDDAKRYEELKERKEKIEEAYNEYNSLKSLLNDKLKRKEKIENEIKSLGNIPSLDNVNEEVENIEKEIDNLQNIKGAMKGRKEQLIQVIKNLENIRENKCPVCGRELTEEHKIKIKIEAETEVKDIEKKLSDVEKKVEELRARKSELSNLRLEIISKLTKLRKLNEDLTRISQEVQDIQTKLKELEKSYKEYSEIREKLILLEPKYKEYLKVSNYNEKTLEEKKNRLSSIKAELDDLQKRIKGLLEKIGDEREFEGKLKLYKENKNKLDKLREYFIKIESEKNELEKISKEIIELEEEIRQLNFNEEEFENLNKKLEDLNNERINIEKEISTIEGKINASSDLLVNLNSELNKIMEDLNKIPKLQKAVDRVEKLRKILGGSGLQNYIISIFKSRIENNLNDILNMFNLSFSRVTINFEIGGKTQKSKVIIKAYNTAGNDLDIESLSGGERISIALALRIAIAKSLMDEIGFMIMDEPTIHLDEERKKELLNVIKYSMNIIPQIIIVTHDEEIKEISDYIISVIKKGDKSIIKQGEYID, from the coding sequence ATGAAAATTGAAAAAATATTTTTACAAAATTTTTTAAGTCATGAAAGCTCTGAAATTAACTTTAAAGGAAGCATAAATGCCATAGTTGGGCAAAATGGAGCCGGCAAAACATCAATAATAGACGGCATTGTATTTTCATTGTTTTCAGAAAGCTCTAGAGGAAATATAAAAAATTTAGTTAAAAAAGGTAAATCAACAGGGATAGTTCAAACCGAAATTAGAGATGGTAATAATTTATACTTAATAAAAAGAGATATAGCAAACAGTTCTAACGATTTTATTGCAAAAAATAATATAGGCATTGCAAGAGGTAGAAAGGAAGTAGATAGAAAAATCCAAGAGATATTAAAACTAGATAAGGATATTTTGCTTTCTACAGTAATCATAAGGCAAGGAGAAATAGAAAATATATTTAAGGAATTACCTGATGTTCTTAAAAAGATATTAAAAATAGAGAACTTAGAGAAATTAACTTCTTCCACAGGGCCACTATACTCTGTTCAGAAAGAAATTGAGAGCGAACTAAAATACTTAGAAAATAGAAAAATTGAATATGAAAATAAGAAACTGGAAAAAGAAAAATTAGAAAAAGAAATAGAAGAGAGCAAGAAAAAACTAGAAGACCTTAAGATCAAAAAATTGGAAAAAGAAAAAGAGATAAAAGATAATTCAGCGAAACTCGATGAGCTAAAAGGAAAAAGAGATAAGTATTTAGAATTAACTGGTAGGCTTTCTTTTTTAACTGAAAGAAAAAAATCTATAGAAAAAGATGTAGAAAATTATGATAAAATAAAAAGTGAAAAAGAAAAATTAGAAAAAGAAATAGAAGAAAATAGTTATCTTGAGGGAGGAGAGAGCTTACTTAGCGAATTGCATGAGTTAAGAAAATCTGAAAAGAACTTAAAGGATCAATTAAATACCTTAGAAAAGGAAATAGAAGAGTACGAGCAAAACTTAACTAAAAAGATTAGCTTAGAAGATGACGCAAAAAGATATGAGGAATTAAAAGAGAGAAAGGAAAAAATAGAAGAAGCTTATAACGAATATAATTCCTTGAAATCCTTACTAAATGATAAATTAAAGAGAAAGGAAAAAATAGAAAACGAAATAAAGTCTCTAGGAAATATTCCTTCTTTAGATAATGTGAATGAAGAGGTAGAAAATATTGAAAAAGAAATAGATAATCTGCAAAACATAAAGGGTGCTATGAAAGGAAGGAAAGAACAATTAATTCAAGTTATAAAGAATTTGGAAAATATTAGAGAGAATAAATGTCCAGTTTGTGGTAGGGAGCTTACAGAAGAGCATAAGATAAAAATTAAGATTGAAGCCGAGACAGAAGTTAAGGACATAGAGAAAAAACTTTCAGATGTAGAGAAAAAAGTTGAAGAACTAAGAGCTAGAAAGAGTGAACTTAGTAATTTAAGATTAGAGATAATATCTAAGCTTACAAAATTAAGGAAACTTAACGAAGACCTTACTAGAATCTCGCAAGAAGTACAAGATATTCAAACTAAACTTAAAGAGCTAGAGAAATCTTACAAAGAATATAGTGAAATTAGAGAAAAGCTAATATTACTAGAGCCTAAGTATAAGGAGTACCTAAAGGTAAGTAATTATAATGAGAAAACACTAGAGGAGAAAAAGAATAGACTAAGCTCAATAAAAGCCGAACTTGATGACTTGCAAAAAAGGATTAAAGGATTATTAGAAAAAATTGGAGATGAAAGAGAATTTGAAGGCAAACTGAAGCTATATAAGGAAAACAAAAATAAATTGGATAAACTAAGAGAATATTTCATAAAAATTGAGAGCGAGAAGAATGAATTGGAAAAAATTAGTAAGGAAATTATTGAACTTGAAGAAGAAATTCGCCAATTAAACTTCAATGAAGAAGAATTCGAAAATCTAAATAAGAAATTGGAAGACTTGAATAATGAGAGAATCAACATAGAAAAGGAAATATCTACTATCGAAGGCAAAATAAATGCAAGCAGTGATCTATTGGTAAATCTAAATTCTGAGCTTAATAAGATCATGGAAGACTTGAATAAAATTCCAAAATTGCAAAAAGCAGTAGATAGAGTGGAAAAACTAAGGAAGATACTTGGCGGTAGTGGGTTGCAAAACTATATAATATCTATATTCAAATCCAGAATAGAAAATAATCTTAATGATATATTAAATATGTTCAACTTATCATTCTCTAGAGTTACTATTAATTTTGAAATTGGAGGAAAAACGCAGAAGAGTAAAGTTATAATTAAAGCATATAACACTGCTGGAAACGATTTAGATATAGAATCTTTAAGTGGGGGAGAAAGAATATCTATTGCCTTAGCTTTAAGGATAGCAATAGCTAAATCTTTAATGGACGAGATAGGTTTCATGATAATGGACGAACCTACAATTCACTTAGATGAGGAAAGGAAGAAAGAATTATTAAATGTTATAAAATATTCGATGAATATAATTCCTCAAATAATTATAGTTACTCACGATGAAGAAATTAAGGAGATATCAGATTATATCATATCAGTAATTAAAAAAGGAGATAAAAGCATAATAAAACAAGGTGAGTACATTGATTGA
- the nurA gene encoding DNA double-strand break repair nuclease NurA, with protein sequence MIERAYEEFANNYPKILEKIRFYSNSINDSVKDKLKKIWIDYEPTAVNKSFIAIDGGEFVKELRVGTIFLTNAEAVYGEGVNVSSIDNEIKMGVFRPGNFAKERISEIMNILELSLALRNGNKAEYILMDGSLRKKLNNGKDIEGEEKDLDEIINDENEEESLKNLILKSQILISRLIQNYDGKILWISKNSKGRELFGENISDITVIESLTENPGFTLPFVHTIDEKILAKNKEVKNLEGVEISSFYIRLEKGQRVLKVDLTGRIDDDGIKKIMDSLYSVSIKGYPYPLLKVHYDVKVNKEDRQRILSILGLNHMRGNSWWPNQFF encoded by the coding sequence TTGATTGAGAGAGCTTATGAAGAGTTTGCTAATAATTACCCAAAAATCTTGGAAAAGATAAGGTTTTACAGTAATTCGATAAACGATTCTGTTAAAGATAAACTAAAGAAAATATGGATAGATTATGAACCCACTGCAGTTAATAAGAGTTTTATTGCTATCGATGGTGGAGAATTTGTAAAAGAATTAAGAGTTGGTACTATATTCCTTACTAATGCTGAGGCTGTATATGGCGAAGGAGTAAACGTTAGCTCGATAGATAATGAAATAAAGATGGGAGTTTTTAGGCCTGGAAACTTTGCTAAAGAAAGAATTTCTGAAATAATGAACATCTTGGAACTTTCTTTAGCATTAAGGAACGGTAATAAAGCTGAATATATACTAATGGACGGAAGTTTAAGGAAAAAACTTAATAATGGAAAAGATATTGAAGGAGAAGAGAAGGATCTAGATGAAATAATAAACGACGAAAATGAGGAAGAGTCTTTAAAGAATTTAATACTAAAGTCTCAAATTCTCATTTCTAGATTGATACAAAATTATGATGGCAAAATTCTGTGGATTTCCAAAAACAGTAAGGGGAGAGAATTATTTGGAGAAAATATATCAGATATAACAGTGATTGAGAGTTTAACTGAAAATCCAGGTTTTACTTTGCCTTTTGTTCATACAATCGATGAAAAAATTTTAGCTAAAAATAAGGAAGTAAAAAATCTTGAAGGCGTTGAAATTAGTTCGTTCTATATTAGGTTAGAAAAAGGCCAGAGAGTTCTTAAAGTTGATTTGACAGGAAGAATAGACGATGATGGAATTAAAAAGATAATGGATAGTCTATATTCCGTATCAATAAAGGGTTACCCGTATCCTTTGTTAAAAGTTCATTACGATGTTAAAGTTAACAAGGAAGATAGACAGAGAATTCTTAGTATTCTTGGGCTTAATCATATGAGAGGAAATAGTTGGTGGCCTAATCAGTTCTTTTAG
- a CDS encoding cation diffusion facilitator family transporter, which produces MRSIIGFWGVFVFLVITSILAKSAVLISEAIHVFLDALIVSLSFYFLKLVNKVNSYYTYGLHRLEVISSLLNVSIIILGSIIGVIISVIYLMMGIKDDPFYVLFASLISALILSFSHEHEEKGNSVKESINVHVISDVLSYVLGALAGFLIILTGYYQFDPIFSFIILGTMIIYNFKYFNTYLDIIMEKSPIDTKRIEDDLKSVFPKVHHIHVWIICDHYKVATLHIEEDPNITLKELDDKREVAEKILSEKYGINHVTVQFESKRTD; this is translated from the coding sequence ATGAGATCGATAATAGGCTTTTGGGGAGTCTTCGTATTTTTAGTTATAACTTCGATATTAGCTAAAAGTGCAGTTCTTATATCGGAAGCAATTCACGTTTTCCTTGATGCTTTAATAGTTTCTCTTTCATTTTATTTCTTAAAATTAGTAAATAAGGTAAATTCTTATTATACTTATGGTTTACATAGACTAGAAGTTATTTCATCTTTACTTAATGTTAGTATAATAATTCTTGGTTCTATTATAGGTGTGATAATTTCAGTAATATATCTAATGATGGGGATTAAAGATGACCCGTTTTACGTACTTTTTGCTTCATTAATTTCTGCTTTAATACTTTCCTTTTCTCATGAGCATGAAGAGAAGGGGAATAGCGTAAAAGAAAGTATTAACGTTCATGTAATATCTGACGTTCTTTCTTACGTTTTAGGTGCATTAGCGGGATTTCTTATTATATTAACCGGATATTATCAATTTGATCCAATCTTCTCGTTTATAATCCTAGGGACAATGATTATTTATAACTTTAAGTATTTTAATACATATTTAGATATTATTATGGAAAAATCTCCCATTGATACAAAGCGTATTGAAGATGACTTGAAGTCCGTATTTCCTAAAGTGCACCATATTCATGTTTGGATAATTTGTGACCATTATAAAGTGGCAACTCTCCATATAGAAGAGGATCCTAATATCACATTAAAAGAGCTTGACGATAAAAGAGAAGTTGCAGAAAAAATACTTTCAGAAAAATATGGAATTAATCATGTTACAGTTCAATTTGAATCTAAAAGAACTGATTAG
- a CDS encoding nucleoside hydrolase — MPRYAIIDSDTASDDTIAILLASKFFKLLGITIVAGNVKFENEIKNALFTVEYFNLDVPVFIGSSRPIMGKWRTVEEVHGNNGIGDWKIQEPKISPEREHAVDAIIRLSKEYEGELEILAVSPLTNLALAYLKDLNIVKRIKKVWIMGGAFSRGNTTPIAEFNFWVDPEAAEIVLNAGFDITIVPWEIAEDAAEITDDEWKKIESINSKASTFFINVNKTLREYSKKYEGRGSIHTDSLTVTIAYDNSLILQQGEFKIDVETCSISRGAMLVDWYNFSKSKNAKIVLKADKQKFINYLFSILEQSA; from the coding sequence ATGCCTAGATATGCAATAATAGATTCAGATACAGCAAGCGATGATACCATAGCTATATTACTTGCCTCTAAATTTTTCAAATTGCTTGGAATAACAATAGTTGCAGGCAATGTTAAATTTGAAAATGAGATTAAAAATGCACTATTTACTGTAGAATATTTTAATTTAGACGTCCCTGTTTTTATAGGTTCATCAAGGCCTATTATGGGCAAATGGAGGACAGTAGAGGAAGTTCATGGAAATAATGGTATAGGAGATTGGAAAATCCAAGAACCTAAAATATCTCCAGAGAGAGAACATGCTGTAGATGCTATAATTAGATTATCTAAAGAATATGAGGGTGAACTAGAAATACTTGCAGTATCGCCCTTAACTAATTTAGCCTTAGCTTACTTAAAAGATTTGAATATTGTGAAAAGAATAAAAAAGGTTTGGATAATGGGTGGGGCATTTAGTCGTGGTAATACTACTCCAATAGCAGAGTTTAACTTTTGGGTAGATCCAGAGGCAGCAGAAATTGTGCTTAATGCTGGATTTGATATAACTATAGTTCCTTGGGAAATAGCTGAGGATGCCGCAGAAATTACTGATGACGAATGGAAGAAAATAGAATCAATTAATTCAAAAGCATCTACATTTTTTATTAACGTTAATAAAACGTTAAGAGAATATTCCAAAAAATATGAAGGTAGAGGAAGCATTCATACAGATTCTCTTACGGTAACTATAGCATATGATAATTCTTTAATATTACAGCAAGGAGAATTCAAGATAGACGTAGAAACATGCTCTATTTCTAGAGGTGCAATGCTAGTAGATTGGTATAATTTCTCTAAAAGTAAAAACGCTAAAATAGTTTTGAAAGCAGATAAACAGAAGTTTATTAATTACTTATTTTCAATTTTAGAACAGTCAGCATAA